The Bacillota bacterium genome segment AAAAATATCCGCAAAAATTTTAACTTGGCAAAAAACGCAGAGATTACCGTGGAAGCAAACCCATTTTCAGCAGCTAAAAAAACACTTAAGACTCTTAAGCGGGCCGGTGTAAATAGACTGAGTATCGGTGTGCAGTCTGCTAATGAAAGCGAGCTTAAAAAGCTCGGAAGACTGCACAGTTTTTCTGATTTTGAACATACATACAAAACCGCAAGGCTTTTGAAATTCAAGAATATAAGCGTGGACATCATGTATGGTATACCTGATCAGACTTGGGAAAGCCTCTGTGAAACTCTAGACAAAATAATTGCACTTGCGCCAGAGCATATTTCTTTATATGGGCTAAAGATTGAAGAGGGCACCCCATTTTTTGAGGCTCGTGACCGTCTGGCTCTTCCAGATGAAGATACAGAGGCTGACATGTACTTCGCCGCTGCTGAAAAACTTGAAAAAGCAGGATACAATCAGTATGAAATATCTAATTTCGCAAAGAATGGATATGAATGCAAACATAATTTGAAATATTGGAATTGCGACGAATACCTGGGGCTTGGAACTGCTGCATCCTCATATTTAAACGGAAGAAGATTTTCATTTGTAAAAGACATCAAATTGTATAATAAGGTGTTATTGCACGAATCCGGAGAAAACATACTTTCAGAATATCTTGAAGTGCCTCAGAATGAAAATATCGGCGAATATGTAATGCTTAGATTCCGGCTTAATGATGGAATCTCAAAAGAGGCTTTCAGGCTTCGCTTTCACAATAAAAATTTTGATGAAATGTTTTATAAAAAGCTTGAACCTTTTATCAAAAGCGGACATGTTGAAATCACAAGCGATGGTTATGCTTTTAATCGAAAGGGATTTTATATTTCAAATTACATCCTGGCTAGAATACTCGATTTTTAGTCAAAAATAAGCACTCAGTTATAATTTTATCTGAGTGCTTTAACATTAAAAAAGTTATTTTTTATTATGAATTACCCAATCACGTGCTTCTATAACATCATCTAAAGAAGGGTCCCCGTCTTCATTTACCCTTTGAATAGCCTGAGGATCTGAAGACATTAGAGGCAGTGTGACAGCGTTTGCAGATGGGGGCAATTTTTCTTTTTTTTGCTTTCTCTGTTTCATGGGCACCATCCTTTCTGCTATTATTTTATACTAAATTAAGCAAATTATATTACACCATATATACATCTTACTTACTTGACACCATTTAAAAAGGCATATATAATTTTATTTAATTGAATATAGCGCTATTTTAAGGGAAGTCGGTGAAAAGCCGGCACTGCCCCAGCAACTGTGATTTTGACCGTTGGCTATAAGTCGCCTGCGGGATGATAAAAGTCAGGATACCTTGAAATATATGCTTGAGTCGTTATTCCCTCTGCGGGCAGGGAATAACTAATTTTATTAACGCACATTCCAGAGGCCCGGAATGTGCGTCGTTTTTT includes the following:
- the hemW gene encoding radical SAM family heme chaperone HemW encodes the protein KNIRKNFNLAKNAEITVEANPFSAAKKTLKTLKRAGVNRLSIGVQSANESELKKLGRLHSFSDFEHTYKTARLLKFKNISVDIMYGIPDQTWESLCETLDKIIALAPEHISLYGLKIEEGTPFFEARDRLALPDEDTEADMYFAAAEKLEKAGYNQYEISNFAKNGYECKHNLKYWNCDEYLGLGTAASSYLNGRRFSFVKDIKLYNKVLLHESGENILSEYLEVPQNENIGEYVMLRFRLNDGISKEAFRLRFHNKNFDEMFYKKLEPFIKSGHVEITSDGYAFNRKGFYISNYILARILDF